Within Streptomyces sp. NBC_00704, the genomic segment GAAGGTCGTCGCCATGCCGATCTCGACGTCGTCGAGGCCGTACTCGTCCTCCAGGAGGCGCGCCAGCATGGCGGTGAGGTCGGCGAGGACGGACGCCTCGTCGGGGGTGACGGGGGTGCGGGGGGCGGGGGTTGTCATCGGGCGTCGTACTCCTCAGCGGTCGGTTGTCCCGTCGTCCATGCCACGGCGTAGGCGCGCTCCGGCAGCCGGGGCGGGTTGGCGGCCGGAGCGCAGTGCACCGTGCAGGCGCGTGCGAGGCGGCCCGCGACGGTCAGCCGGTCGCCGGCCGGTGTCGCGTCGAGCACGGCGAAGTCCCGTGGCCGGCCGCCGAATCCGGAGCCCTCGGACTTGGCGACGGCCTCCTTCGCCGCCCAGAACCGGGTGAACCACAGGGCCTCGCCGTCGCCCGTCTGTTCCGACAGGCGGCGCAGCAGCCGCAGTTCGCCGTCGCCGAGGGCGGCAGCCATGGCCTGCGGGGCGCGCTCGACGACCTCCTCGACGTCGATCCCCGGTCCGGGGCCGGGCCGGTGCGGCCGCACGATCGCCACGGCCGCCTCCGCGCAGTGCGCCAGCGAGACGTCCAGCGCGGGCAGGGCCCGGCCGTGCACCCCGGTGACGTACGGGCGGCCCGCGTCGTCGTTGTGCACCCGCAGCTCCGCCGGGAAGACCGGGCCCTCGCCCTGGTCCCACAGCCACCGGCGCACCGCGTCCTTGGCGGCGATCCGGCCCAGCAGCCACTGCCGGCGACCGCGCGGCGCGTGCCGGGCGTATTCGGCGCGCTCCGCGCCGCCCAGGGAGTTGCGCATGATCAGCTCGCGGGACGCCAGGTCCGGCCACCGCTCGTGCAGCAGCATCCAGCCGCCCGGCCGGGCCTCGGACAGGGTGTGGCGCTCCGGGAACCGCTCGACGGGCCGGGTCTGCGGGTCGTTGTCGAAGCGGCGGTCCTGCCAGCCGTACAGCTCCGCCCACACCGTCCCCCCGGCCGTCAGCTGGACGTCCGCCTCCAGGAGCGTGTCGGTGAGCGAGGCGATCCGCACCAGGCAGCCCACCTCCGTGCCCGGCGCCGGATGCGGCCCGTAGAAGCGCATCTCCCGCATCCCCACCGGGAACACCACGGTCCGCTCGGCCCGGGTCGCCATGATCCAGTAGCCGAGGATCTGTCCGACGTTGTCCAGCAGGGCGCCCGGAGCGGCAGGGGTGCGCAGACGTCCGCGGACATGGCGTTCGCCGATCGCGGTCAGCTCGGCGACCCCCTGGAACGCCGGTCCGTGGAACATCCAGCGCTCGGCGTACAGCTGGGCGGCGGTGTGGTCCGGGGTGCGCTCGTCGCGCGGGTCGACCGGCCAGGGCGCGGGCGGCGGCGCGGGATGGGCGGCGGCGAGTTCCACCGTGGCGCGGGCGCGCGGACCGAAGGAGACGGCGAGGCGGCCCGGCTCCTCGGGCGTCACGGTGACCGGCACGTCGACGGCCGGGGTGGCGGTGAGCCACTCCTCGAAGCGCGCGCCGTGCACGGCGGCTGCCACCGCGCCGGGGGCCGTCTCCAGGGCCGCGTCCACGATGTGCTGCACGATCGTCGTCGCCGGGACGACCGGCCAGCGGTCGGCCGTCTCGGGCCAGCCGGGCCGCTGGGGGAAGAAGCAGTGGTCCAGCAGGTACGGCATCGTGTCGGGGGAGACGCGGACGGTCGTGCGCCGCGGCCCCCGCGACGGCGAGGCGGCGGGCGCCGACGTCCCCGGCGTCCCCGGCGTCCCCGACGTCCGCGCGGGGCCCGACGTCCCCGGCGTCCCCGGCGTCCCCGACGTCCGCGCGGGGCCCGACGTCCCCGGCGTCCCCGACGTCCGCGCGGGGCCCGACGTCCCCGACGTCCCCGGCGTCCCCGGCGTCCCCGGCGTCCCCGGCGTCCCCGCCGTCCCCGCCGTCCGCGCCGGGCCCGTCGGACCCGTCGTCCGCGCGGACATGAGGGCGGCGGCCGTGTCCGCGGTCTCGCGCAGCAGGGCGCTCAGTTCGGCGGCCATCGGGGAGCCGTTCGCGAGCGCGTCCAGCGGCGACGGGCCGCCCGGGCCCGGCGCGGGGGCGGACGCACCCGGATCCCGGTAGGACTCGCCGCGCGGTCCTACGCGCAGTTCGGCCCGCAGTTCGGCGAGCCGTCCGGGGGCCAGGGAGACCAGCGCGCCGCCCAGGTCCAGCCGCACCGGCGGGCGCCGGCCCCCGGCCGCCGTCCCGGCGCGGCGCAGGGACGGCGACACCGCCGCGCCCGCCGTCCACAGCGCGGTGGCCACCCGGCGCAACTGCGCGAGTCCGCCGCGGTGGGGCGAGTTCGCGGCGACCACCAGATGGTCGCGAGCGCCCAGCGTGTCCCCCACGAGGGAACCGAGCTGACCCGGCCCGACCTGCACGAACACCCGGTGTCCCGCGGTGTGCAGGGCCTCGGTCAGCTGCCGGAACCGCACCGGTTCCAGCAGGTGGCGCACGAACAGGGCCCGCACGCCCGCCTCGTCGGCGGGGAACGGCGCGGCGGTCGTGCCCGACCAGAGCGGGGTGTGCGGCGGATGCAGCCGGAACCGGCGGGCGGCCTCCTCGATGGGCGCCAGATGGGGGCGCAGCATCGGGGTGTGGAAGCCCGACCGGAACGGCAGCACCTGGCTGAGGACGCCCTGGGCGCGCCGCGCCCGCACGAACGCCTCCACCGCGGCCTGCGGACCGCACACCATCGACTGGCCGGGCGCGTTGTCGTGGGACAGGACCAGGCCCGCCCGGTCCCCGTCCTCGTCGCGCAGGGCGGCCAGGACGCTCTCGGCCGACGCCCCGATCGCCCCGAAGGCCAGGCCGGGCACCGTCACCGAGTCCGGGTCGAAGGCGCTCATGAACGCGTCGACCTCGTCCCCCGAGTACAGCCCGGCCGCGGTCATCGCCGTCCACTCGCCGACGCTGTGCCCGGCGACCGCGCCCGGCACGATCCCGGCGCGGCGCAGCGCCGCGTCGAGGAGGCGGCCGACGGCGACGACGCCGAAGCCGTGCCGGCCCACGTCGTCCGCCCGGCCCGCGTCGAGCGTGAGCGCGGGCAGGCCGAAGTGGGCGGCCACGTCGTCGATCTGCGGGGTGAAGTCGCCCTCCAGGCCGGGGAAGAGGAACGCCGGCCCGTCGTGCCCGGCGCCCAGCAGGGGGCCGGGCCGGAACCAGACGTCGCTGCGGCCGTGCCAGGGCCGCTCGCGGGTCACCGCGCGACGGGCCAGGGCGAGCCGCTTGGCGGTCGGGTCGACGACGCCGAGCCGGGCGGGCCCCGCCTGCGGGTGCGGCCGGTCCGCGTCGAGTCCGGCGGCCCGTACGGCGGAGTCGTCGGCGTCGAGGAGGGTGGCCAGACGGGCCGGTGAGTCGGCGGCCAGCAGCAGCACCCGCTCGGGTTCGGCGACCCGAAGGGCCGGGCGGGCCTGCACGTCCGTACGTCTCGCGCGGGCGCCCGGCGCCTCCTCCAGCACGACGTGCGCGTTGATCCCGCCGAACCCGAACGCGTTGACGGCGGCACGGCGCACGGGCCGGCGCCCGGTGGTCTCCCAGTCGGCCGCCTTCTCCAGGGTGCGGAACCGGGTGCGGGCCAGGGCGGGGTGCGGGTCGTCGCAGTGCAGGGTGGGCAGCAGCGTGCGGTGGTGGACGGCGAGCGCGGCCTTGACCAGCCCGGCGACCCCGGCGGCCGGCATCGCGTGCCCGATCATCGACTTCACCGACCCCAGCACGGCGTCCGCGTCACCGGGACCGAACACGTCGGCCAGCGTGGTGAGTTCGGCGCCGTCACCGGCCGGGGTCGCGGTGCCGTGCGCCTCCAGCAGGCCGATCGAGCCGGGTGCGGCGGGGTCGAGTCCGGCCGCCCGCCAGGCCTGCCGCACCGCCCGCGCCTGGCCGCCCGGATCGGGGTTCACGAGTCCGGCCGCCCGGCCGTCGCCGGCCACGCCGGTGCCCCGGATCACGGCGTAGATCCGGTCGCCGGCCCGCTCGGCGTCGGCCAGCCTCTTGAGGACGACCACCCCCGTCCCCTCGCCGATCAGGATGCCGTCGGCGTCCCGGTGGAAGGGGCGGATGCGCTGGCTGGGCGAGAGGGCGCGCAGCTGGGAGAAGACGCTCCACAGCGTGATGTCGTGGCAGTGGTGGACGCCCCCGGCGAGCATCATGTCGCAGCGCCCGGAGGCGAGTTCGCCCACCGCCTGGTCCACGGCGATCAGCGACGAGGCGCAGGCGGCGTCCACCGTGTAGGCGGGGCCGCGCAGGTCGAGCCGGTTGGCGACCCGGGAGGCGGCGAGGTTGGGCACCAGGCCGATCGCCGACTCGGGACTGTCCGGGCCGAGCCGCTCGGTGAACGCGGCACGCACCCGGTCGAGTTGGTCACCCGTCAGGTCGGGCAGCAACTCGCCCAGGGTGCGCACCAGTTGCCCGGCGGTGCGCACCCGCTGGTCGAGCCGGACCAGACCGGGCGTGAGATAGCCGCCCCGGCCCAGGATCACGCCGACCCGCCCCCGGTCGGGCAGACGGTCCGCGCCGCCCGCGTCGTCGAGGGCGGCCGAGGCCACGTGCAGCGCGATCAGCTGGTCGGGCTCGGTACCGGCCACCGAGTTCGGCATGATCCCGAACCGGGTGACCTCCACCTGCGCGAGCCCGTCCACGAATCCGCCCCGGCGGGCGTAGACCCGGTCCGCGACGGCCGGGGCGGAGGCGGTGCCCGGCCGGTAGAACCCGGCGTCCCAGCGCCCCTCCGGCGCCTCGCCGATCGCGTCCACGCCGTCGCGCAGGTTGCGCCAGTAGGCGTCCAGGCCGGGGGCGCCCGGCAGCAGCACCGACATCCCGACGATGGCGACCGGAACCTGACGCGCCGTCAAAACCGTGCCCTCTTCGCCGTGTCCGGGCGCTCGCACCGCGCCGGTCACCAGCCCGAGGCGGTGTAGACGACGGCGGTCGCGGACTCGTCGCCCCAGGCCAGCTCCCGCAGCAGCGCGGCCGTCCCCTCCTCGGGGTCGATCAGCCGGATGCCGCGCCGGGCGTACTCGCGGGCCAGCTCCGCCCCGACCATGCCCGCGTGCCCGGCCGAGGGCGCCCAGGGTCCCCAGTGCACGGTCACCGCACGCCGGCCGGTGCGGGCGGCGAAGGCCGCTCCGAGGGTCTCCAGCGCGTCGTTGGCGGCCGCGTAGTCGACCTGGCCGCGGTTGCCCAGCACGGCCGACACCGACCCGAACAGCACGGTGAACGCGGGCGCCGCCGGCAGCTCCTCCAACGCGGTGAGCAGGGCGTGCGCGCCGGTCGCCTTGGTGCCGTACACACGGCGGAAGGACTCGGGGCTCTTCTCCGCGAGGAGCCGGTCCTCGATCACGCCGGCCGCGTGCACCACGCCGTCGAGCCGGCCGTGCTCGGCGTGGATCTCCTTGACCGCCTGGAGCACCGCCTCCGGTTCACGGAAGTCGACCGAGCGGTAGCGGGCCCGGCTGCCCAGGGCGCCGAGTTCGGCGAGGGTGGCCGTGATCTCCCGCTGGGCCAGCAGCAGTTCGGCGGCCCGGTTGATCTCGGCCGGCCGCAGACCGCCGCGTGCGGCGAGCGCCGCCCGCAGCGCGGCGGGGGTGCGGGCGGACGCGGTGTCCGCGGCCTCCGGGCCGTCGGGGGCGGGGGTGCGGCCGAGCAGTTCCAGCCGGCAGCGGGCGGCGCGGGCGAGCGCGGCGGCGAACTGCGCCGTGATGCCGCGCGCCCCGCCCGCGAGCAGCACCACCGAGTCCCGGTCCAGGCCGAGCGCGGCCGCCTCCGCGGCGCCCTCCCCGGCCGGTCCCGCGCCCGTGGCGCCGAGCGTGCCGAGCGGCGCCGCGACCAGTTCGAATCCGTGCCTCCCGGCCGCCGTCCGCAGCACGACGGGCGTCCGGTCCGGCGCGACGGCCTCGGCGACGACGGCGTCCGCGACGGCCGGCGGCGAGGCGTCGGCGAGTTCGACCAGCCGGGCCACGGTCTGCGGATACTCCCGCGCCACCGTCCGGAACAGTCCGCGCAGCCCCGCGGTGCGGGGGTCGGGGCTCTCGTCGTCGGCGCGGCGGACGGCCAGCAGCACGCGCGGCTCGTGCGCGAGGGCGGCCTTCAGCACGGGGAACATGTCGGGCAGCACGGGGGAGTCGTCGGCGTCCGCGAGGGCCCCGAGCCACAGCACGCCGTCCACCGGCCCGTCCGCCTGCGTCAGGACGTGGTCGTGGGCGCGTACGACGACGTCGGCGCCGTGGGACGCCAGCCGGGCGACGGCCTCGGGGGCGTCGCCGAGGACGGTCCAGCGCGTGCCGGCGAGTGCGGCCGCCGGGTCGGCGGCGGCGTCGGGCCGCTCGTCGAGCAGGACCGGCCGCAGGAGCCGCCGTCCGGGCGCCTCCCCGGTGACGGCGTCCGGCCCGTGCTCCGGCCCGTGCTCCGGCCCGTGCTCCGGCCCGAGTTCCGGTTCGTGCTCCGGCCCGGGACCCGCCGCGGGTTCCGGGTCCGGTTCCTCAGCGGCGTTCACGGCCGGGTTCGCGGCCGGGTCGCCCAGCCGGGCGGTCAGCCAGGCGGTCACCGCGGCGGCGGTCCGCGCCTTGGCCAGCTCCTCCAGCGCGTCGTCGTCGAGGGCCGCGACGTCGGCGTCGGCCCCCGCGCCCAGACGCCGGGCCAGTTCGCCCGCGATCTCGGCCCGCTTGATGGAGTCGATGCTGAGGTCCGCCTCCAGATCGAGGTCGGGCTCGATCATGTCGACGGGGTAGCCGGTGCGCTCGCTGATGATCTCCAGCACGACCCGCTGCACGTCGACCGCCCCCGCACTCTCCCCGGTGGGCTCCACCGCGGCCGGCTCGCCGACGGCGGCCGCCGGGACCCCGGCCGCCGGGACCCCGGCCGCCGGGACCCCGGCCGCCGACTCCGGTCCCGGAGACGGGAGTTCACCGACGGCGCGGATCACCTGCGGAGCCGGAACAGGGGCAGAAGCCGGAGCGGCGGGCGGGGCGAGCCGTGCGCCGGGGTCCGCGCCCAAGTAGGTCATCAGCACGTCGCGCTGGGCGGCGATCATCTCGCGGCTGGTGCGCAGGAACTCGGAGACGAGCGCGTCCCGGTCGGACGGGACGCCGTGCGGGGGGTTCGTCGTCACAGTCGTCGCTGTCCTCTCGGTGGGGTCGGTGAGGCCGGTGAGGCCGGTGGTGCCGGTGGGGGCCTCGACGCGTCGGGCCGGCGCGAGCGCACCGGGCAGGAGGGCGCCGTCGGCGGTGCGCACCAGCTGGCCGTCGACCGTCCAGCCGGGGCGTTTCGGCTCCGGAGCGCGCAGTGCGTCCACCGCGTCACGGCCGCGCAGCAGCCATCCGGCGCGCACCGGCAGCCCCGCGACGGCGAGCCGTGCCAGCGCGTCGAGCCAGCCGAGCAGTCCGCTGCCGGGCCGGGGCTCGCAGGCCACCGCGGTGTGCGGCCGGTGGCCGAGGATCCGGCCCGTCAGCCCGGTCAGCACCGAGCCCGGACCGGCCTCGACGAAGACGCGTGCTCCCGCCTCGTACATGGCCTCGATCTGCTCCACGAAGGCGACCGGGGCGCCGATCTGGGCGGCGAGCCCGGCGCGCACGGCGTCGCCGTCGGCCGGGTAGGGGGCGGCCGTGCGGTTGGACCACACCGGGATCTCGGGCGCGTGCACCGGGCGGGCCGCGAGCGCCTCGGCGAACGCGTCGCCCGCGGCGGCCACCATGGGGCTGTGGAACGCGCAGGCGACGGGGATGCGCTTGGCTCCGTGCCCCGCCGCGCGCAGCAGCCGGACGGCTTCGGCGACGGCCTCAGTGGGGCCCGAGATCACCGTCTGGCCGGGCGCGTTGCGGTTGGCGACGACGACGCCTTCCGGTGCGCCCGACGCCCGGAGCGCTCGGGTCACCTCCTCGGCGCCGGCCGACACCGCCGCCATGGTCCCGGGGTCGGCCCCGCCGCTTGCGTCGCCGTCCGCGGCCCCGGCGGACTCCGCCGCCCGCAGGATCGCCGCCGCCCGCTCGGCGCTGAGTTCCAGCAGCGTCTCGGGGGTGAGCGCGCCCGCCGCGCACAGGGCCACCAGCTCGCCGTAGCTATGTCCGGCGGCCATGTCCGGCTGCACGCCGGCCGCGGTGAGCACGGCGTGCGCGGCGAGCCCGGCGACGCCGAGCGCGGGCTGCGCCACGCGGGTGTCGGTCAGCGCGGCGTTCTGCCTCTCGCGCACGGCGTCGTCGAACGCGGCCGGCGGATACAGGGCGTCCGCGTGGGCGCGGCCCAGCTCCAGGTAGGGGCGCAGCTCGGGGAAGGCGACGAACAGGTCGGCGAGCATGCCGGTGCGCTGGCTGCCCTGGCCGGGGAAGAGGAAGGCGACCTTGGCGTCCTGCGAGACGCCGTCCCCTTCCCTGTTCCCGTCCCGGTCCGTGTTCCCGTCCGTGGCGGCGGACGGGGCCCGGTGGACGCCGTCCGTCGCGGCGCGCCCGCCGGGGCCCGCGTGCTCGCCGGGAGCCGACGGATCCGCGGGACCGGCGGTGGCCCGGAGCAGCTTGTCCACCAGGTCGTCGACGTCCGTCGCCACGAGGGCGATCCGGGCCGGGTCCGTGCTCGCGTCCGACCGCCGGGCCGCGCCCAGCGCGAGGTCGCGGAGCCGCCAGGGCCGGCCCGGCGCCCGGGCGGCCTTCAGCAGCTCCTCCATCGAGCGGCGGGCCGAGGCCTCGTCCCGTCCGCGGAAGACGAACAGCTCGCCCGGCCAGGCGTCGAGCCCCCGCACCGGTGGCACGCCGCCCGCGTGAGCGGCCAGCACCACATGGAAGTTGGTGCCGCCGAAGCCGAACGCGCTGACCCCGGCGATCCGTTCGGGCGCGGGCGCCGCCCACGGGCGGGCCTCGGCGTGGAAGGCGAAGGGGCTGGCGTCCGCGTCCCAGGCCGGGTTGGGCGACTCGACGTGCAGGGTGGGCGGCCGGACGCCGGTGTGCAGGGCCAGCAGCGTCTTGATGAGCCCGGCGAGTCCGGCGGCGCACTTGGTGTGCCCGATCTGCGACTTCACCGAGCCGAGCGCGCAGCCGCCCGGCCTGGCCCCGGCCTCGGCGAACACCTCGCTGAGGACGCGCAGTTCGGTGCGGTCGCCGACGACGGTGCCCGTGCCGTGCGCCTCGACCAGCCCGACGTCGGCCGGGGAGACGCCCGCGTTGCGGTAGGCGCGTTCCAGGGCCGAGCGCTGGCCCTCGGGCCGGGGCGCGGTCAGTCCGAGGGAGCGGCCGTCGCTGGACGCGCCGAGTCCCTTGATGACCCCGTAGACGCGGTCGCCGTCCCGTTCGGCGTCCGCGAGCCGCTTCAGGACCAGGCAGGCGACGCCCTCGCCGAGCGCGATGCCGTCCGCCGAGCCGTCGAAGGCGCGGGAGCGGCCGGTCGGGGAGAGGGCGTGCACCGAGGAGAACAGGACGTAGTCGTTGATGCCGTTGTGCAGGTCGGCACCGCCGCACAGGACCACGTCGGACGTGCCGCCGGCCAGTTCCTTGCAGGCGACGTCCACGGCGGCCAGCGAGGAGGCGCAGGCCGCGTCGACGGTGTAGTTGGCGCCGCCCAGGTCGAGCCGGTTGGCGACGCGGCCGGAGATGACGTTGGCGAGCATGCCGGGGAAGGAGTCCTCGGTCAGCCGCGGGAGCTGCTCGTCCAGGGCCTCGGGAACGCGGCCGTAGTACGAGGGCAGCACCGCGCGCAGCGTGGCCGCGTTCGACAGGTCGCTGCCCGCCTCCGCGCCGAACACCACGGAGGTGCGGGAGCGGTCGAAGTCCCGCCCGCCGTCGCCGTATCCGGCGTCCTCCAGGGCGCGCCGGGCGGCCTCCAGGGACAGCAGCTGCACCGGTTCGACGTGGCCGAGGGAGGCCGGCGGGATGCCGTAGCGCAGCGGGTCGAAGGGGATGCGGGGGAGGAACCCGCCCCACTTGGAAGGGGTGGACGCGCCGTGGTGGACGGCCGGGTCCCAGCGCTCGGCGGGCACCTCGCCCACCGCGTCCACGCCGCCGACGACGTTCGCCCAGAACGCGGGCAGGTCGGGGGCCCCGGGGAACATGCACGCCATGCCGACGACGGCGATGTCGAGCGGAGCGGGCGCGGCGGGCGCGGGCGTGTCCTCGGCGGGGGCCGTCCGCGCCGCCCGGCGGGCGAGGTGCCCGGCCGCGCCCGTGGTCACCGACTCGTGCAGGGCGGCGAGCGTGGTGGCGGCCGAGCGCAGCACGGCCACCTCGCCCGCCATGAACATCCCCTCGGCGAGCTGGCGCCGCTCGTCGACGGGGACGAGCGCGCCGTCGCCGTCGCGGGTCACGCCCTTGCTGGCCAGGCGCAGCCGGCCGACGTTGAGCCGCTCCAGTTCCTCCCAGATCCGCCGGTCGGGCACGCCCTCGGCGCGCAGCCGGGCCTCCTGGTCGCGGAAGTCCGCGGCGAACGGGCTGGGCACGCACCGCGTCGCGTGCCCCGGCGCGGACTCCAGCAGCGTGGTGGCCTCCGCGTCCATGACCTGCCGCCGGAACAGCGGCCGGATCGCCCCGCAGGACACGGCCTCGTCGGTGAACAGGTAGGCGGTGCCCATCAGCAGGCCGACGGCCGCACCGCGGGCGGTCAGCGGCGCGGCGAGCGCGGCGACCATCGCCGCCGACCGCTCGTCGTGCACCCCGCCGGCGAAGAACACCTCGACGCCGTCCGCCGGACGGCCCTCGAAGTAGTCCTCCAGCACGGCGAGTTGGGCCTCCCAGAGCGCGAAGCTGCCGCGCGGGCCGACGTGCCCGCCGCACTCCGAGCCCTCGAACACGAACCGGCGCGCCCCGGCCTCCAGGAACTGCCGCAGCAACCCCGGCGAGGGCACGTGCAGAAAGGTGCGGACGCCGTCCTGCTCCAGGGCGCGCGCCTGCGACGGGCGTCCGCCCGCGATGATCGCGTGCGTCGGCCGCAGCTGCCGTACGGCCTCCAGCTGGGCCGCGCGCACGTCCTCCGGCGCGAAGCCGAGGACGCCCACGCCCCACGGCCGGCCGGCCACCGCGTCGCGCGTCTCGGCCAGCATCGTCCGGGTCCGTGCGCCGTCGGCCAGCGCCAGGGCCAGAAAGGGCAGCGCGCCGTCCGCCGCCACCGCCGCGGCGAACGCGGGGCCGTCGCTCACCCTGGTCATCGGCCCCTGTGCGACGGGGAGCCGGGTGCCGAGCGCCCGGCTCATCGGCGAGCCGGGCCGCAGCGCCCGCGCGGCCGAGTCGTCGTGGACGGCGTCCAGCATCGCCTCCCGCAGCGCGCG encodes:
- a CDS encoding SDR family oxidoreductase, translated to MTSAVRSEDMIIGITPFGEPDAGLALAVGRSGGLGVLDLGPGDRRSREALARLRRACPGGFGVRVDAHCRLTPADLDPDGPHTVILAVGAASGTAWPVDVLAARVRVLVEVTDLAGARDAVRAGAHGLIARGAECGGRVGALNTFVLLQQLLAAPEVTVPVWACGGIGPRTAAAATAGGAAGVVLDGQLALLAESSLPEPAAAALRTLDGSETVVVAGHRVLLRRGPDAPRLAEDAGPREAAALLGARDPRTQLLPVGQDGFLAARFAERWGDARRTVRALREAMLDAVHDDSAARALRPGSPMSRALGTRLPVAQGPMTRVSDGPAFAAAVAADGALPFLALALADGARTRTMLAETRDAVAGRPWGVGVLGFAPEDVRAAQLEAVRQLRPTHAIIAGGRPSQARALEQDGVRTFLHVPSPGLLRQFLEAGARRFVFEGSECGGHVGPRGSFALWEAQLAVLEDYFEGRPADGVEVFFAGGVHDERSAAMVAALAAPLTARGAAVGLLMGTAYLFTDEAVSCGAIRPLFRRQVMDAEATTLLESAPGHATRCVPSPFAADFRDQEARLRAEGVPDRRIWEELERLNVGRLRLASKGVTRDGDGALVPVDERRQLAEGMFMAGEVAVLRSAATTLAALHESVTTGAAGHLARRAARTAPAEDTPAPAAPAPLDIAVVGMACMFPGAPDLPAFWANVVGGVDAVGEVPAERWDPAVHHGASTPSKWGGFLPRIPFDPLRYGIPPASLGHVEPVQLLSLEAARRALEDAGYGDGGRDFDRSRTSVVFGAEAGSDLSNAATLRAVLPSYYGRVPEALDEQLPRLTEDSFPGMLANVISGRVANRLDLGGANYTVDAACASSLAAVDVACKELAGGTSDVVLCGGADLHNGINDYVLFSSVHALSPTGRSRAFDGSADGIALGEGVACLVLKRLADAERDGDRVYGVIKGLGASSDGRSLGLTAPRPEGQRSALERAYRNAGVSPADVGLVEAHGTGTVVGDRTELRVLSEVFAEAGARPGGCALGSVKSQIGHTKCAAGLAGLIKTLLALHTGVRPPTLHVESPNPAWDADASPFAFHAEARPWAAPAPERIAGVSAFGFGGTNFHVVLAAHAGGVPPVRGLDAWPGELFVFRGRDEASARRSMEELLKAARAPGRPWRLRDLALGAARRSDASTDPARIALVATDVDDLVDKLLRATAGPADPSAPGEHAGPGGRAATDGVHRAPSAATDGNTDRDGNREGDGVSQDAKVAFLFPGQGSQRTGMLADLFVAFPELRPYLELGRAHADALYPPAAFDDAVRERQNAALTDTRVAQPALGVAGLAAHAVLTAAGVQPDMAAGHSYGELVALCAAGALTPETLLELSAERAAAILRAAESAGAADGDASGGADPGTMAAVSAGAEEVTRALRASGAPEGVVVANRNAPGQTVISGPTEAVAEAVRLLRAAGHGAKRIPVACAFHSPMVAAAGDAFAEALAARPVHAPEIPVWSNRTAAPYPADGDAVRAGLAAQIGAPVAFVEQIEAMYEAGARVFVEAGPGSVLTGLTGRILGHRPHTAVACEPRPGSGLLGWLDALARLAVAGLPVRAGWLLRGRDAVDALRAPEPKRPGWTVDGQLVRTADGALLPGALAPARRVEAPTGTTGLTGLTDPTERTATTVTTNPPHGVPSDRDALVSEFLRTSREMIAAQRDVLMTYLGADPGARLAPPAAPASAPVPAPQVIRAVGELPSPGPESAAGVPAAGVPAAGVPAAAVGEPAAVEPTGESAGAVDVQRVVLEIISERTGYPVDMIEPDLDLEADLSIDSIKRAEIAGELARRLGAGADADVAALDDDALEELAKARTAAAVTAWLTARLGDPAANPAVNAAEEPDPEPAAGPGPEHEPELGPEHGPEHGPEHGPDAVTGEAPGRRLLRPVLLDERPDAAADPAAALAGTRWTVLGDAPEAVARLASHGADVVVRAHDHVLTQADGPVDGVLWLGALADADDSPVLPDMFPVLKAALAHEPRVLLAVRRADDESPDPRTAGLRGLFRTVAREYPQTVARLVELADASPPAVADAVVAEAVAPDRTPVVLRTAAGRHGFELVAAPLGTLGATGAGPAGEGAAEAAALGLDRDSVVLLAGGARGITAQFAAALARAARCRLELLGRTPAPDGPEAADTASARTPAALRAALAARGGLRPAEINRAAELLLAQREITATLAELGALGSRARYRSVDFREPEAVLQAVKEIHAEHGRLDGVVHAAGVIEDRLLAEKSPESFRRVYGTKATGAHALLTALEELPAAPAFTVLFGSVSAVLGNRGQVDYAAANDALETLGAAFAARTGRRAVTVHWGPWAPSAGHAGMVGAELAREYARRGIRLIDPEEGTAALLRELAWGDESATAVVYTASGW
- a CDS encoding beta-ketoacyl synthase N-terminal-like domain-containing protein, which encodes MSVLLPGAPGLDAYWRNLRDGVDAIGEAPEGRWDAGFYRPGTASAPAVADRVYARRGGFVDGLAQVEVTRFGIMPNSVAGTEPDQLIALHVASAALDDAGGADRLPDRGRVGVILGRGGYLTPGLVRLDQRVRTAGQLVRTLGELLPDLTGDQLDRVRAAFTERLGPDSPESAIGLVPNLAASRVANRLDLRGPAYTVDAACASSLIAVDQAVGELASGRCDMMLAGGVHHCHDITLWSVFSQLRALSPSQRIRPFHRDADGILIGEGTGVVVLKRLADAERAGDRIYAVIRGTGVAGDGRAAGLVNPDPGGQARAVRQAWRAAGLDPAAPGSIGLLEAHGTATPAGDGAELTTLADVFGPGDADAVLGSVKSMIGHAMPAAGVAGLVKAALAVHHRTLLPTLHCDDPHPALARTRFRTLEKAADWETTGRRPVRRAAVNAFGFGGINAHVVLEEAPGARARRTDVQARPALRVAEPERVLLLAADSPARLATLLDADDSAVRAAGLDADRPHPQAGPARLGVVDPTAKRLALARRAVTRERPWHGRSDVWFRPGPLLGAGHDGPAFLFPGLEGDFTPQIDDVAAHFGLPALTLDAGRADDVGRHGFGVVAVGRLLDAALRRAGIVPGAVAGHSVGEWTAMTAAGLYSGDEVDAFMSAFDPDSVTVPGLAFGAIGASAESVLAALRDEDGDRAGLVLSHDNAPGQSMVCGPQAAVEAFVRARRAQGVLSQVLPFRSGFHTPMLRPHLAPIEEAARRFRLHPPHTPLWSGTTAAPFPADEAGVRALFVRHLLEPVRFRQLTEALHTAGHRVFVQVGPGQLGSLVGDTLGARDHLVVAANSPHRGGLAQLRRVATALWTAGAAVSPSLRRAGTAAGGRRPPVRLDLGGALVSLAPGRLAELRAELRVGPRGESYRDPGASAPAPGPGGPSPLDALANGSPMAAELSALLRETADTAAALMSARTTGPTGPARTAGTAGTPGTPGTPGTPGTSGTSGPARTSGTPGTSGPARTSGTPGTPGTSGPARTSGTPGTPGTSAPAASPSRGPRRTTVRVSPDTMPYLLDHCFFPQRPGWPETADRWPVVPATTIVQHIVDAALETAPGAVAAAVHGARFEEWLTATPAVDVPVTVTPEEPGRLAVSFGPRARATVELAAAHPAPPPAPWPVDPRDERTPDHTAAQLYAERWMFHGPAFQGVAELTAIGERHVRGRLRTPAAPGALLDNVGQILGYWIMATRAERTVVFPVGMREMRFYGPHPAPGTEVGCLVRIASLTDTLLEADVQLTAGGTVWAELYGWQDRRFDNDPQTRPVERFPERHTLSEARPGGWMLLHERWPDLASRELIMRNSLGGAERAEYARHAPRGRRQWLLGRIAAKDAVRRWLWDQGEGPVFPAELRVHNDDAGRPYVTGVHGRALPALDVSLAHCAEAAVAIVRPHRPGPGPGIDVEEVVERAPQAMAAALGDGELRLLRRLSEQTGDGEALWFTRFWAAKEAVAKSEGSGFGGRPRDFAVLDATPAGDRLTVAGRLARACTVHCAPAANPPRLPERAYAVAWTTGQPTAEEYDAR